One window of the Archangium primigenium genome contains the following:
- the adh gene encoding aldehyde dehydrogenase, which produces MSSTVYEAPGQKGSKVQYLPRYGNYIGGEFVPPVKGQYFENISPVTGRPFCEVPRSTAEDIEKALDAAHKAKGAWGRTSPAARAEVLLKIADRMQANLEMLAVSETWDNGKPVRETLAADLPLAIDHFRYFAGCLRSQEGSLSEIDEHTVAYHFHEPLGVVGQIIPWNFPLLMAAWKMAPALAAGNCIVLKPAEQTPVTILKFAELVGDLLPPGVLNIVNGFGIEAGKPLASNKRIAKIAFTGETTTGRLIMQYASENLIPVTLELGGKSPNVFFADVFSKDDDFAQKVLEGFAMFALNQGEVCTCPSRALVQESMYGEFIQRAVERTRKIIQGNPLDTATQVGAQASNDQLEKILSYIDIGKQEGAQVLLGGERARLSGALAEGYYVQPTIFEGHNRMRIFQEEIFGPVVSVSKFKDLDDALAIANDTLYGLGAGVWSRDTNTAYRMGRAIQAGRVWVNCYHLYPAHAAFGGYKQSGIGRETHKMMLSHYQQTKNLLVSYDPKPMGFF; this is translated from the coding sequence ATGTCGTCGACTGTCTATGAAGCGCCGGGTCAGAAGGGCAGCAAGGTGCAGTACCTGCCGCGGTATGGGAATTACATCGGCGGGGAGTTCGTCCCGCCCGTGAAGGGCCAGTACTTCGAGAACATCAGCCCCGTCACCGGCCGGCCCTTCTGCGAGGTGCCCCGCTCCACCGCCGAGGACATCGAGAAGGCGCTCGACGCCGCCCACAAGGCCAAGGGCGCCTGGGGCCGCACCTCGCCCGCGGCCCGCGCGGAGGTGCTCCTGAAGATCGCCGACCGGATGCAGGCCAACCTGGAGATGCTCGCCGTCTCCGAGACGTGGGACAACGGCAAGCCCGTGCGCGAGACGCTCGCCGCGGACCTGCCGCTCGCCATCGACCACTTCCGCTACTTCGCCGGGTGCTTGCGCTCGCAGGAAGGCAGCCTGTCGGAGATCGACGAGCACACGGTGGCCTACCACTTCCACGAGCCGCTTGGCGTGGTGGGGCAGATCATCCCCTGGAACTTCCCGCTGCTCATGGCGGCGTGGAAGATGGCGCCCGCGCTCGCCGCCGGCAACTGCATCGTGCTCAAGCCCGCCGAGCAGACGCCCGTCACCATCCTCAAGTTCGCCGAGCTCGTGGGGGACCTGTTGCCTCCGGGCGTGCTCAACATCGTCAACGGCTTTGGTATCGAGGCGGGCAAGCCCCTGGCGAGCAACAAGCGCATCGCGAAGATCGCCTTCACGGGCGAGACGACCACCGGCCGGCTCATCATGCAGTACGCGAGCGAGAACCTCATCCCGGTGACGCTGGAGCTCGGCGGCAAGTCGCCCAACGTCTTCTTCGCGGACGTGTTCTCGAAGGACGACGACTTCGCCCAGAAGGTGCTCGAGGGCTTCGCCATGTTCGCCCTCAACCAGGGCGAGGTGTGCACCTGCCCCTCGCGCGCCCTCGTGCAGGAGAGCATGTACGGGGAGTTCATCCAGCGCGCCGTGGAGCGCACGCGGAAGATCATCCAGGGCAACCCGCTCGACACGGCCACGCAGGTGGGCGCGCAGGCCTCCAACGACCAGCTGGAGAAGATTCTCTCGTACATCGACATCGGCAAGCAGGAGGGCGCCCAGGTGCTGCTCGGCGGGGAGCGGGCGCGGCTGTCCGGCGCGCTCGCCGAGGGCTACTACGTGCAGCCCACCATCTTCGAGGGCCACAACCGCATGCGCATCTTCCAGGAGGAGATCTTCGGCCCGGTGGTGTCGGTGTCGAAGTTCAAGGACCTGGACGACGCGCTGGCGATCGCCAATGACACGCTCTACGGGCTGGGCGCGGGCGTGTGGTCGCGCGACACGAACACCGCCTACCGCATGGGCCGCGCCATCCAGGCGGGCCGCGTCTGGGTCAACTGCTACCACCTGTACCCCGCGCACGCGGCGTTCGGTGGCTACAAGCAGTCGGGCATCGGCCGCGAGACGCACAAGATGATGCTCAGCCATTACCAGCAGACCAAGAACCTGCTCGTCAGCTACGACCCCAAGCCCATGGGCTTCTTCTAA
- a CDS encoding DUF779 domain-containing protein, with the protein MALERVTVTPAAEALLRKLQGIHGPLMFHQSGGCCDGSAPMCYPRGDFKLGQEDVYLGSIVDTPFYMGGAQFEYWRHTHLTVDVVKGRGSGFSAEAPEGVRFLIRSRVFTDDEYAALQREGPPPRGPPPE; encoded by the coding sequence ATGGCGCTCGAGCGCGTCACCGTCACGCCCGCCGCCGAGGCCCTGCTGCGCAAGCTGCAAGGCATTCACGGCCCCCTGATGTTCCATCAGTCCGGGGGATGCTGTGACGGCAGCGCGCCCATGTGCTACCCGCGCGGCGACTTCAAGCTGGGCCAGGAGGACGTGTACCTGGGCAGCATCGTGGACACGCCCTTCTACATGGGCGGCGCCCAGTTCGAGTACTGGCGGCACACGCACCTCACCGTGGACGTGGTGAAGGGGCGCGGCAGCGGCTTCTCCGCGGAGGCGCCCGAGGGCGTGCGCTTCCTCATCCGCTCGCGGGTGTTCACGGACGACGAGTACGCGGCGCTCCAGCGGGAAGGCCCGCCGCCCCGGGGCCCCCCGCCGGAGTGA
- a CDS encoding peptidoglycan-binding domain-containing protein: MNVSGSSRSSGSSSTSRSSGTSSTPRTTSTPSTPRTASTTPAGFSGTSSFSRTATAPRTAATSSTARSSFAAAPASGSLKPGMSGPAVRSLQDKLRTAGFNPGTSDGKYGPRTESAVRDFQRSRGLQVDGIAGRRTMAALNGAGGTSGTTPGAPAGSPANGTARLNNQPAGKGMTTGTITVNGRSYQFNSGSRNLFSTPQGTYRVTAHRNSRSEAAFTRDGVGFSFRLEDARRPNSDAMYDPRAGRDRTALRIHPDGGATGTAGCIGVVGDAQTMRNFRDDMNAELRRNGGSYTLTVR; the protein is encoded by the coding sequence ATGAACGTTTCGGGTTCGTCGCGGTCCTCGGGTTCCTCCAGCACGTCGCGGTCCTCGGGCACCTCCAGCACGCCCCGGACGACCAGCACCCCCAGCACGCCCCGGACGGCCAGCACGACCCCGGCGGGCTTCTCGGGCACCAGCTCCTTCTCGCGCACCGCCACGGCCCCGCGCACGGCGGCCACCAGCTCCACCGCGCGCAGCAGCTTCGCGGCGGCGCCGGCGTCGGGCTCGCTCAAGCCGGGGATGAGCGGGCCCGCGGTGCGCTCGCTCCAGGACAAGCTGCGCACGGCGGGCTTCAACCCGGGCACCAGCGACGGCAAGTACGGCCCTCGCACCGAGAGCGCGGTGCGCGACTTCCAGCGCTCGCGGGGCCTGCAGGTGGACGGCATCGCCGGCCGCCGCACCATGGCCGCGCTCAACGGCGCCGGGGGCACGTCGGGCACCACGCCGGGCGCTCCCGCCGGGTCGCCCGCCAACGGCACCGCGCGGCTCAACAACCAGCCCGCGGGCAAGGGCATGACCACCGGCACCATCACGGTGAACGGCCGCTCCTACCAGTTCAACTCCGGCTCGCGGAACCTCTTCTCCACGCCCCAGGGCACCTACCGGGTGACGGCGCACCGCAACAGCCGCAGCGAGGCGGCCTTCACGCGCGACGGCGTCGGCTTCAGCTTCCGCCTGGAGGACGCGCGCCGTCCCAACTCGGACGCCATGTACGACCCGCGCGCGGGCCGTGACCGCACCGCGCTGCGCATCCACCCGGACGGTGGCGCCACGGGCACCGCGGGCTGCATCGGCGTGGTGGGCGATGCGCAGACCATGCGCAACTTCCGCGACGACATGAACGCGGAGCTGCGCCGCAACGGCGGCTCGTACACCCTCACCGTGCGCTAG
- a CDS encoding TVP38/TMEM64 family protein — protein sequence MDPLRDPMTPTNARGARPPWRVLLGWSCFCGLLLAGVLVPFFLFASPLEAVARGFLDTAPPPWQVSLLLAGLLAGDIFLPVPSSLVGAASGSLLGFWGGMLTSWVGMMGGCWLGYQFGAHAGGAALRKMAGEAEWDRVARVSERYGAAFLLVFRAVPVLAEVSVVFAGTSRMPPRTFLAVCALANLGVSGTYAAVGAFAAGLGSFLVFFAGMVLVPGLALVLIHRFLPFRAR from the coding sequence ATGGATCCCCTCCGCGACCCGATGACTCCCACGAACGCACGGGGCGCCCGCCCGCCCTGGCGGGTGCTGCTGGGCTGGTCGTGCTTCTGCGGCCTGCTGCTGGCCGGGGTGCTCGTCCCGTTCTTCCTCTTCGCCTCACCCCTGGAGGCGGTCGCCCGGGGCTTCCTCGATACGGCGCCTCCACCCTGGCAGGTGTCGCTGCTGCTCGCGGGGCTGCTGGCCGGGGACATCTTCCTGCCCGTGCCCTCCAGCCTCGTGGGCGCGGCCTCCGGAAGCCTGCTGGGCTTCTGGGGCGGCATGCTCACCTCCTGGGTGGGCATGATGGGGGGCTGCTGGCTGGGCTATCAGTTCGGCGCGCACGCGGGGGGCGCGGCCCTGCGCAAGATGGCGGGGGAGGCGGAGTGGGACCGCGTCGCGCGCGTCTCGGAGCGCTACGGGGCCGCGTTCCTGCTCGTCTTCCGGGCGGTGCCGGTGCTGGCGGAGGTGTCCGTGGTGTTCGCGGGCACCAGCCGCATGCCCCCGCGCACGTTCCTCGCGGTCTGCGCCCTCGCCAACCTGGGCGTCTCGGGCACCTACGCGGCGGTGGGCGCCTTCGCCGCGGGGCTCGGCTCGTTCCTCGTCTTCTTCGCGGGCATGGTGCTCGTGCCCGGCCTGGCCCTGGTGCTCATCCACCGCTTCCTTCCGTTCCGGGCGCGGTAG
- a CDS encoding WD40 repeat domain-containing protein yields the protein MPWRLVIRPDGARLAINDLDGNILFWDVARWCAISSVQAPECAGMAFSPDGTLFAAACLTGRAIVWDADSGRVVHTIELEAGSSCLDVAFHPDGQILAVTTWGSRLLRFSLREGRLVTPLVGPAAGARSAIFNPSGDLLTVTRFGFLALGVEDGERVFRHEVDNDFYGSNVVFSPDGHFLAWGEPEGTVGIWGLDPDP from the coding sequence ATGCCCTGGCGCCTGGTGATTCGACCGGACGGCGCCCGGTTGGCCATCAACGACCTGGACGGCAACATCCTCTTTTGGGACGTCGCGCGCTGGTGCGCGATTTCCTCCGTGCAGGCGCCGGAATGCGCGGGAATGGCCTTCTCTCCGGATGGGACGCTCTTCGCCGCGGCGTGCCTGACCGGACGCGCCATCGTGTGGGACGCGGACTCGGGACGCGTGGTGCACACCATCGAACTGGAGGCGGGATCGAGCTGTCTCGATGTCGCATTTCATCCGGATGGACAAATCCTGGCGGTGACCACGTGGGGCTCGCGACTGCTTCGCTTCTCTCTCCGGGAGGGCCGGTTGGTGACGCCGCTGGTGGGACCCGCCGCCGGTGCGCGCAGCGCGATCTTCAACCCCTCGGGTGACCTTTTGACGGTGACCCGCTTTGGCTTCCTCGCCCTGGGCGTGGAGGACGGCGAGCGGGTCTTCCGCCATGAGGTCGACAACGACTTCTATGGCAGCAACGTCGTCTTCTCCCCCGATGGGCACTTCCTGGCCTGGGGAGAGCCCGAGGGAACCGTGGGCATCTGGGGCCTCGACCCCGACCCATGA
- a CDS encoding Virginiamycin B lyase, whose amino-acid sequence MTPPVPSLREFPVAAPGEGPYGITSGPEGALWLTLVHAGAVVRLTVDGQVTRHDLGAPQGGPALITPGPDGALWFTESRGHRIGRLTPDGQRAFFPVPTPGAGPFGITPGPDGALWFTEMNADRIGRITPAGDLTEFPLPTTGAFASMIAPGADGALWFTLNQANAIGRLSVAGAFTLYPLPTPNAAPVGLTAGADGALWFVEIGAGQVGRITLEGRIHEFPLPDRAARPHAIVAAPSGGCWFTEWGTGRLGHISPSGRVHTHALPTPASEPHGLCLGPDGAVWAALEVGRVVRLSP is encoded by the coding sequence ATGACGCCTCCCGTCCCGTCGTTGCGCGAGTTCCCGGTGGCCGCTCCCGGCGAGGGCCCGTATGGCATCACCTCCGGTCCGGAGGGGGCCTTGTGGCTCACCCTGGTCCACGCGGGCGCGGTGGTGCGGCTGACCGTGGACGGCCAGGTGACGCGCCATGACCTCGGGGCGCCCCAGGGCGGGCCCGCGCTCATCACCCCCGGTCCGGACGGCGCGCTCTGGTTCACCGAGTCCCGGGGCCATCGCATTGGGCGGCTCACGCCGGACGGCCAGCGCGCCTTCTTCCCCGTGCCCACGCCGGGCGCCGGGCCCTTCGGCATCACACCGGGTCCGGATGGCGCCCTGTGGTTCACGGAGATGAACGCGGACCGCATCGGCCGCATCACCCCGGCGGGCGACCTCACCGAGTTCCCGCTGCCCACGACGGGCGCCTTCGCCTCGATGATCGCCCCGGGAGCGGATGGTGCCTTGTGGTTCACCCTGAACCAGGCGAACGCCATCGGCCGGCTGAGCGTGGCGGGGGCCTTCACCCTCTATCCCCTGCCCACGCCGAACGCGGCGCCCGTGGGGCTCACGGCGGGCGCGGACGGCGCCCTGTGGTTCGTGGAGATTGGCGCGGGCCAGGTCGGCCGCATCACCCTCGAGGGGCGGATTCACGAGTTCCCCCTGCCGGACCGGGCCGCGCGGCCCCACGCCATCGTCGCGGCGCCCTCGGGGGGGTGCTGGTTCACGGAGTGGGGGACGGGCCGCCTGGGGCATATTTCCCCATCGGGACGGGTCCACACGCATGCCCTGCCGACGCCCGCCTCGGAGCCTCATGGCCTGTGCCTCGGGCCGGACGGGGCGGTGTGGGCCGCGCTGGAGGTGGGGCGCGTCGTGCGCCTCTCGCCTTGA
- a CDS encoding chemotaxis protein CheB: MKLLLVEDSRSVVAFLEQILRKEPDIELLPPVDNGHDAVLAVQRWKPHLVLMDLVLPGGMGGEEAIAAIMATAPCPIVVLSGQLGTRGRDRTFESLSAGAVDVLAKPTAGGVEAVREFRERLLRTVRTMAHARVTSRRRTSIRTPSLTALPSVTPLATPATPVPAPAESPPCSLLAIGGSTGAPPLVYELLRALPAPAPFPVVVAQHIVHGFEPGFAQWLCGTGHSVVVARAGDWLDAGSVYVSPADRDLLVRGGRLRTQPAKGVAVPSVNVLFESVASFYGPRAVGLLLTGMGVDGAQGLLAMRQAGALTVAQEGSTCVVDGMPGAARALGAARQSLTPAGMGALVASLARQAMKG; this comes from the coding sequence TTGAAGCTGCTGTTGGTTGAGGACTCGCGCTCCGTCGTCGCGTTTCTCGAACAGATATTGCGCAAGGAGCCGGACATCGAGCTGCTGCCGCCCGTGGACAACGGCCACGACGCGGTGCTCGCCGTGCAGCGCTGGAAGCCTCACCTCGTGCTGATGGACCTGGTGCTCCCCGGCGGCATGGGGGGCGAGGAGGCCATCGCCGCCATCATGGCCACCGCGCCCTGTCCCATCGTCGTGCTCAGCGGCCAGCTGGGCACGCGCGGCCGGGACCGGACCTTCGAGTCGTTGAGCGCGGGCGCGGTGGACGTGCTGGCCAAGCCCACGGCCGGGGGCGTGGAGGCGGTGCGCGAGTTCCGCGAGCGGCTGCTGCGCACGGTGCGCACCATGGCCCACGCGCGGGTCACCAGTCGGCGGCGCACGTCCATCCGCACCCCCTCGCTGACCGCCCTGCCCTCGGTCACCCCGCTGGCCACGCCCGCCACGCCCGTGCCCGCGCCCGCCGAGTCCCCGCCGTGCTCGCTGCTGGCCATCGGGGGCTCCACGGGCGCGCCGCCGCTGGTGTACGAGCTCTTGCGCGCGCTGCCCGCGCCCGCGCCCTTTCCGGTGGTGGTGGCGCAGCACATCGTGCACGGCTTCGAGCCGGGCTTCGCCCAGTGGCTGTGTGGCACGGGGCACTCGGTGGTGGTGGCGCGGGCCGGGGACTGGCTGGATGCGGGGAGCGTGTACGTGTCCCCGGCGGATCGCGACCTGCTCGTGCGGGGGGGCCGCTTGCGCACCCAGCCCGCCAAGGGCGTGGCGGTGCCCTCGGTGAACGTGCTCTTCGAGAGCGTGGCGAGCTTCTACGGGCCGCGCGCGGTGGGCCTGTTGCTCACGGGCATGGGCGTGGATGGCGCCCAGGGTCTGCTCGCCATGCGCCAGGCGGGCGCCCTCACCGTGGCGCAGGAGGGCTCCACCTGCGTGGTGGATGGCATGCCGGGCGCGGCCCGGGCCCTGGGCGCCGCGCGCCAGTCGCTCACGCCCGCGGGCATGGGCGCGCTGGTGGCGTCGCTCGCCCGGCAGGCCATGAAGGGCTGA
- a CDS encoding response regulator yields the protein MSVWSAMTPTSEELELAIQRAFATEAKDLLRQVERALHGLVGGDLTERGARCQDMLRGLHTLKGAAAAARREPVVARTHALEEHVRGVQDGRLALEGEGLDGLFGGLEQVYEALGTLAVEADPGADTEPVGLPAPTLPEGELLRVSPARVEALDALVGELVLTRLRQEGLTRRLLETRARLGEAMDRWRELGARLEPCKRTLPRAQWASVKSARDALGPAMAGAWQLLSAVAREAPGLLAHGVGVDGELEAGLRELRLMPLQPFLEEYARVARETARACGKEVRLEVRAAGAEVDRVVLMRLGDVLLHLVRNAVVHGVEVPEQRRAAGKPEAGTLTLEARCEGARAFLRVADDGAGVDVARVLARAREAGVRVDLQDTSPETLLGLLTRPGFSTREAADAWAGRGVGLDVVAACLRELEGRLRLEHTPGRGTAFLVEVPVSTSSHRGLVVRVGEDGFGILLHHVERVVRVGPQDVTHLEGHATVRLEGEPVSLVALASLLGTREADAGGTRRTGVVLRHDGQRLVVLVDDVPGEERLVIKPLGPAFAGAPLVLGGALQPDGAVLPVLQVAALFARAREGVGWGSASTSLARRAPAAPATVLVVDDSPTLRTLLRNVLRAAGYPVVLAHDGFAATELWARQSFALVVTDLDMPRMDGAELCRFVRRSERPRTPVILITSQSGVEARRRALDAGVDAYVVKGEFEQATFLGLVRQLTNTGEHLVEAAVG from the coding sequence GTGAGCGTCTGGTCCGCCATGACCCCCACGAGCGAGGAGTTGGAGCTGGCCATCCAGAGGGCCTTCGCCACCGAGGCGAAGGACCTGTTGCGCCAGGTGGAGCGCGCGCTGCACGGCCTGGTGGGGGGGGACCTGACGGAGCGCGGCGCGCGCTGCCAGGACATGCTGCGCGGCCTGCACACCCTGAAGGGCGCGGCGGCGGCGGCCCGGCGCGAGCCGGTGGTGGCGCGCACCCACGCGCTCGAGGAGCACGTGCGGGGCGTGCAGGACGGGCGGCTCGCGCTGGAGGGCGAGGGCCTGGACGGGCTCTTCGGCGGGCTCGAACAGGTCTACGAGGCGCTGGGCACGCTCGCGGTGGAGGCGGATCCGGGGGCGGACACGGAGCCCGTGGGGCTGCCCGCGCCGACGCTGCCCGAGGGGGAGCTGCTGCGGGTGTCCCCCGCGCGGGTGGAGGCCCTGGACGCGCTGGTGGGGGAGCTGGTGCTCACGCGGCTGCGCCAGGAGGGCCTGACGCGGCGGCTCCTGGAGACGCGCGCGCGGCTGGGCGAGGCCATGGACCGCTGGCGGGAGCTGGGCGCGCGGCTGGAGCCCTGCAAGCGCACGTTGCCCCGGGCGCAGTGGGCCAGCGTGAAGTCGGCGCGCGATGCCCTGGGCCCGGCCATGGCGGGCGCCTGGCAGTTGCTCTCGGCGGTGGCGCGCGAGGCGCCCGGCCTGCTGGCGCACGGGGTGGGGGTGGACGGGGAGCTGGAGGCGGGCCTGCGCGAGCTGCGGCTCATGCCCCTGCAGCCCTTCCTGGAGGAGTATGCCCGGGTGGCGCGCGAGACGGCGCGCGCGTGCGGCAAGGAGGTGCGCCTGGAGGTGCGCGCGGCCGGGGCCGAGGTGGACCGGGTGGTGCTCATGCGGCTGGGGGACGTGCTGCTGCACCTGGTGCGCAACGCCGTGGTGCACGGGGTGGAAGTGCCCGAGCAGCGCCGGGCGGCGGGCAAGCCGGAGGCGGGCACCCTCACCCTGGAGGCGCGGTGCGAGGGGGCGCGCGCCTTCCTGCGCGTGGCGGACGACGGGGCGGGGGTGGACGTGGCGCGGGTGCTCGCGCGGGCCCGGGAGGCCGGCGTGCGGGTGGACCTCCAGGACACCTCCCCCGAGACGCTGCTCGGCCTGCTCACCCGGCCGGGCTTCTCCACCCGCGAGGCGGCGGATGCCTGGGCCGGCCGGGGGGTGGGGCTGGACGTGGTGGCCGCCTGCCTGCGCGAGCTGGAAGGTCGGCTGCGGCTCGAGCACACGCCGGGGCGCGGCACGGCGTTCCTCGTCGAGGTGCCCGTCTCCACCTCCTCGCACCGGGGGCTGGTGGTGCGGGTGGGGGAGGATGGCTTTGGAATCTTGCTGCACCACGTCGAGCGCGTGGTGCGGGTGGGCCCCCAGGACGTGACGCACCTGGAGGGGCATGCCACGGTGCGTCTGGAGGGCGAGCCGGTGTCGCTCGTGGCCCTGGCGTCGCTGCTCGGCACCCGCGAGGCGGACGCGGGGGGCACCCGGCGCACGGGCGTGGTGCTGCGGCACGACGGCCAGCGGCTGGTGGTGCTCGTGGACGACGTGCCGGGCGAGGAGCGCCTGGTCATCAAGCCCCTGGGGCCCGCCTTCGCCGGGGCGCCCCTGGTGCTCGGGGGGGCCCTGCAGCCGGATGGCGCGGTGCTGCCAGTGCTCCAGGTGGCCGCCCTGTTCGCCCGGGCGCGGGAGGGGGTGGGGTGGGGCAGCGCCTCGACGTCCCTCGCCCGCCGGGCGCCGGCCGCGCCCGCCACGGTGCTGGTGGTGGACGATTCACCCACCCTGCGCACGCTCCTGCGCAACGTGCTCCGGGCCGCGGGCTACCCCGTCGTCCTGGCGCATGACGGCTTCGCCGCCACGGAGCTCTGGGCCCGCCAGTCCTTCGCCCTGGTGGTGACGGACCTGGACATGCCCCGCATGGACGGCGCCGAGCTGTGCCGCTTCGTGCGGCGCTCGGAGCGGCCCCGGACGCCCGTCATCCTGATAACCTCCCAGTCTGGCGTGGAGGCGCGGCGGCGGGCCCTGGACGCGGGCGTGGATGCTTACGTGGTAAAAGGTGAATTCGAGCAGGCCACCTTCCTGGGGTTGGTGCGCCAACTGACGAACACGGGAGAGCACCTCGTTGAAGCTGCTGTTGGTTGA
- a CDS encoding globin-coupled sensor protein, with amino-acid sequence MAPSPSHVDGRLGSAAEELERRKRVLDFSDADARRLADFRPMAEASNGAVVERFYEHLMAHGEMRSHFQSPQHIEALKRAQSQYFLELFGGAYDPAYVENRLRVGRAHERIGLGPLWYVGAYSQYLCSLIPLVLERGGAEPQAAASAAPGPSGALSATLQSLVKVICLDMSLAIDTYIEAMRDREASQVNRFASALESMSASLASSSGDILDATSRQTGAAQQQASAIAEVTSTLSELRLTSMQALEKAEGVITVSERSIESSRLGGQAVEACIQGMREIREQVEAIADKILSLSEQTQQIGEIIASVNEIAEQSKLLALNAAIEAARAGEHGRGFAVVATEIRSLADQSKQATSQVRKLLGSIQSATNSAVVATEAGTRKVEAGVELANRAGQSIQQLGGSIEESSSAARLIASAARQQTAGVQQVADAMVDIRDAMNSTLTSLGQTETSAHQLNDLTQSVNQLVDTFSRPKQPKAPEYRLT; translated from the coding sequence ATGGCTCCCTCCCCCTCGCATGTCGATGGTCGTCTGGGCTCCGCCGCCGAGGAGCTCGAGCGGCGCAAGCGCGTGCTGGACTTCTCCGACGCGGACGCGCGGCGCCTGGCCGACTTCCGCCCCATGGCCGAGGCGAGCAACGGCGCCGTCGTGGAGCGCTTCTACGAGCACCTCATGGCGCACGGGGAGATGCGCTCGCACTTCCAGAGCCCCCAGCACATCGAGGCGCTCAAGCGCGCCCAGTCCCAGTACTTCCTGGAGCTGTTCGGGGGGGCGTATGACCCGGCCTACGTGGAGAACCGCCTGCGGGTGGGCCGCGCCCACGAGCGCATCGGCCTGGGGCCCCTGTGGTACGTGGGCGCCTACAGCCAGTACCTCTGCTCGCTCATCCCGCTGGTGCTCGAGCGCGGCGGGGCCGAGCCCCAGGCGGCGGCGTCCGCTGCCCCCGGGCCGTCCGGCGCCCTGTCCGCCACGCTCCAGTCCCTGGTGAAGGTCATCTGCCTGGACATGTCGCTGGCCATCGACACGTACATCGAGGCCATGCGCGACCGGGAGGCGTCGCAGGTCAACCGCTTCGCCAGCGCCCTGGAGAGCATGTCCGCGAGCCTGGCGTCCTCCTCGGGGGACATCCTGGACGCCACGTCGCGCCAGACGGGCGCCGCCCAGCAGCAGGCGAGCGCCATCGCCGAGGTGACGAGCACCCTGTCCGAATTGCGCCTCACCTCCATGCAGGCCCTGGAGAAGGCCGAGGGCGTCATCACCGTGTCCGAGCGCTCCATCGAGTCCTCGCGCCTGGGGGGCCAGGCGGTGGAGGCCTGCATCCAGGGCATGCGGGAGATCCGCGAGCAGGTGGAGGCCATCGCGGACAAGATCCTCTCCTTGAGCGAGCAGACGCAGCAGATCGGGGAGATCATCGCCTCGGTGAACGAGATCGCCGAGCAGTCCAAGCTCCTGGCGCTCAACGCGGCCATCGAGGCGGCGCGCGCGGGCGAGCACGGGCGGGGCTTCGCGGTGGTGGCCACGGAGATCCGCAGCCTGGCGGATCAGTCCAAACAGGCCACGAGCCAGGTGCGCAAGCTGCTCGGCAGCATCCAATCGGCCACGAACTCGGCGGTGGTGGCCACCGAGGCGGGCACGCGCAAGGTGGAGGCCGGGGTGGAGCTGGCCAACCGCGCGGGGCAGAGCATCCAGCAGCTCGGCGGCAGCATCGAGGAGTCCTCGTCCGCCGCGCGGCTCATCGCCAGCGCCGCGCGCCAGCAGACGGCCGGGGTGCAGCAGGTGGCCGACGCCATGGTGGACATCCGCGACGCCATGAACAGCACGCTCACGAGCCTGGGCCAGACGGAGACGTCCGCGCACCAGCTCAACGACCTGACCCAGAGCGTCAACCAGCTGGTGGACACGTTCTCGCGGCCCAAACAGCCCAAGGCCCCCGAATACCGGCTGACGTGA
- a CDS encoding chemotaxis protein CheW, whose translation MAPETDPVPDAVAHEAPDALADAALLERRAARYARPGTPGLEAVAEYVAFARGAGQYALPLVSLREARPLRHLARVPGASPVVAGVFQFRGEPLSAHDLAAWMTPEGTPGARAEWVLVVEHAGARLGLLADSLAGIERLRVADCHPVPLTLGARGECFRGVLGGQRLLLEPERLFSLPAFFRAF comes from the coding sequence ATGGCGCCTGAGACCGACCCGGTTCCGGACGCGGTGGCGCACGAGGCGCCGGACGCGCTCGCGGACGCGGCCCTGCTCGAGCGGCGCGCCGCCCGCTACGCGCGCCCGGGCACGCCGGGGCTCGAGGCGGTGGCCGAGTACGTGGCGTTCGCGCGGGGCGCGGGCCAGTACGCCCTGCCGCTCGTGTCGCTGCGCGAGGCGCGGCCGCTCAGGCACCTGGCGCGCGTGCCCGGGGCCTCGCCCGTGGTGGCCGGCGTCTTCCAGTTCCGGGGCGAGCCCTTGAGCGCGCACGACCTGGCCGCGTGGATGACGCCGGAGGGGACGCCCGGGGCGCGGGCCGAGTGGGTGCTGGTGGTGGAGCACGCGGGGGCGCGCCTGGGCCTCCTGGCCGACTCCCTGGCCGGCATCGAGCGGTTGCGCGTGGCGGACTGCCACCCGGTGCCCCTCACGCTGGGCGCGCGCGGCGAGTGCTTCCGCGGGGTGCTCGGTGGCCAGCGCCTGCTGCTCGAGCCCGAGCGGCTCTTCTCCCTGCCCGCCTTCTTCCGGGCCTTCTGA
- a CDS encoding chemotaxis protein CheW, which yields MSRPLVRVHTGGQRWLVRVEDLQEVVPMMALTRVAGQGGGCRGLLNLRGELVPVFEGNGGEAPLASTRLILVLRERAGGRVGLIVDEARDVLFLSDAELSARPVGGGRMCHVALVDGALFTLLEPDEVAAHGA from the coding sequence ATGAGCCGACCGCTCGTGCGCGTGCACACCGGCGGCCAGCGGTGGCTGGTGCGGGTGGAGGACTTGCAGGAGGTCGTCCCGATGATGGCGCTGACCCGCGTGGCGGGGCAGGGCGGCGGGTGCCGCGGCCTGCTCAACCTGCGCGGCGAGCTGGTGCCGGTGTTCGAGGGCAACGGGGGTGAGGCGCCCCTCGCGTCCACGCGGCTCATCCTCGTGCTGCGCGAGCGCGCGGGCGGGCGCGTGGGGCTGATCGTGGACGAGGCGCGCGACGTGCTCTTCCTGTCCGACGCGGAGCTCTCGGCGCGGCCGGTGGGCGGGGGCCGGATGTGCCACGTGGCGCTGGTGGACGGCGCGCTCTTCACCCTCCTGGAGCCCGACGAGGTGGCGGCGCATGGCGCCTGA